One segment of Ricinus communis isolate WT05 ecotype wild-type chromosome 8, ASM1957865v1, whole genome shotgun sequence DNA contains the following:
- the LOC8271878 gene encoding LOW QUALITY PROTEIN: uncharacterized protein LOC8271878 (The sequence of the model RefSeq protein was modified relative to this genomic sequence to represent the inferred CDS: inserted 1 base in 1 codon) translates to MDSQQQQEEENSYNDNNNMKKNYKKTRDLPNLSECHSCGFRVDCCSNGKNNDSSSGRLQTLYSEWRIVLLCKICFFRVESCHICAYCFKDLSSSDNSCLFRCPQCKRIIHRTCFSNYSNFAPWSFSSKFSVCVDCWVPKSIASRRACFRTKKSKSNCKYSSLEDVVRDADFDVQRKVEAAAKARELVVEKALAARKAAQLVHNAFDLVSERDDNGIANVDDVQLALHLHLALNSSPRILSNLCSLDSAGSSPLVRGRVCRKLNHSNGGKPAAGPSVPVRVSGYDSSLHMDSFGSNGIDENLSRRDAKDSDIRLKEGEGSCFDKVMNSKAHSCRQGDGFIVLADERCNGKPDRYSIKYTRRTSADERCNRKPEVYLRKYARRTSADEGCNKKPDPYLRKYSRRISVNEKYDGKLDRYLRKYSRRRTPTDERDNRKPDLYSIKYTRRRLNQMSNPENSFNCLYERFXSFAIGLVLSCSLESLTSSNDSTEVCPSALQFSACSSGLSGDHS, encoded by the exons ATGGATTCCCAACAACAGcaggaagaagaaaacagTTATaacgataataataatatgaagaAGAATTACAAGAAGACGAGAGATTTGCCAAACTTATCAGAATGCCATTCTTGCGGTTTTCGAGTAGATTGTTGCAGCAATGGCAAGAATAACGACAGCAGCAGCGGCAGACTCCAAACTCTATACAGCGAATGGCGGATCGTCCTTCTCTGTAAAATCTGCTTTTTCCGTGTTGAATCTTGTCATATTTGTGCTTACTGTTTCAAAGATTTATCTTCTTCTGATAATAGTTGCCTCTTCCGTTGCCCCCAATGTAAACGCATTATACACAGAACTTGTTTTTCCAATTATTCCAATTTTGCCCCTTGGTCGTTTTCTTCTAAGTTTTCTGTATGTGTTGATTGTTGGGTACCCAAATCAATTGCCTCTAGAAGAGCATGTTTTCGCACCAAGAAGAGTAAGAGTAACTGTAAGTACAGTTCGCTTGAGGATGTAGTTAGAGATGCCGATTTTGATGTTCAGAGGAAAGTTGAGGCAGCCGCTAAGGCTAGAGAGTTGGTTGTTGAGAAGGCTTTAGCTGCAAGAAAGGCTGCTCAGTTGGTCCATAATGCTTTCGACTTGGTATCTGAGAGAGATGATAATGGCATTGCCAATGTTGATGATGTACAATTGGCCTTGCACTTGCATCTTGCGTTGAATAGCTCGCCTAGGATTTTGAGCAATTTATGTTCACTCGATTCAGCTGGTTCGAGTCCATTGGTTAGAGGTCGTGTTTGTAGAAAACTCAATCATTCTAATGGCGGTAAACCTGCTGCTGGCCCCTCTGTTCCAGTTAGGGTTTCAGGTTATGATTCTTCATTGCATATGGATTCTTTTGgatcaaatggaattgatGAGAACTTGAGCAGACGAGATGCTAAAGATTCTGATATTCGGTtaaaagaaggagaaggaagTTGTTTCGATAAAGTGATGAACTCCAAGGCTCATTCTTGTAGGCAGGGAGATGGATTCATAGTACTTGCAGATGAAAGATGCAATGGAAAGCCTGATCGATATTCAATAAAGTATACTCGGAGAACCTCTGCAGATGAAAGATGCAATAGAAAACCAGAGGTATATTTGAGAAAGTATGCTAGGAGAACCTCTGCAGATGAGGGATGCAATAAAAAACCGGATCCGTATTTGAGAAAGTACTCTAGGAGAATCTCCgtaaatgaaaaatatgatGGAAAGCTTGATCGGTATTTGAGAAAGTATAGTAGGAGGAGAACACCGACAGATGAAAGAGACAATAGAAAGCCTGACCTTTATTCAATAAAGTATACTAGGAGAAGGTTAAATCAGATGTCAAATCCTGAAAATAGTTTCAACTGCCTTTATGAACGTT ATAGTTTCGCAATTGGACTAGTGCTGAGTTGTTCCTTGGAATCATTAACATCTTCTAATGATTCAACAGAGGTTTGCCCTTCTGCTCTGCAATTTTCTGCCTGTTCAAGTGGCTTATCTGGAGATCATTCTTAG